One Hordeum vulgare subsp. vulgare chromosome 4H, MorexV3_pseudomolecules_assembly, whole genome shotgun sequence DNA window includes the following coding sequences:
- the LOC123447535 gene encoding zinc-finger homeodomain protein 11-like — MEQMQHQQEREREVYRECLRNHAAKLGTYASDGCCEYTPDDGQPAALLCAACGCHRNFHRKAFLDGTASPGQAASQHAPLMLPSPGAPPGYMHHHLAMAGPSGVATGGGDGGGSHSGGGRRRTRTKFTEEQKARMLRFAERLGWRMPKREPGRAPGDDEVARFCREIGVTRQVFKVWMHNHKAGVGGSGGAGAQTSSSTTRGGGGGGGGGGGGAGGMSPAMGGDGDGDDDEEVRGSEMCM; from the coding sequence ATGGAGCAGATGCAGCACCAGCAGGAGCGGGAGAGGGAGGTGTACAGGGAGTGCCTGCGCAACCACGCGGCGAAGCTGGGCACGTACGCATCCGACGGCTGCTGCGAGTACACCCCCGACGACGGGCAGCCGGCCGCGCTCCTCTGCGCCGCATGCGGCTGCCACCGCAACTTCCACCGGAAGGCATTCCTCGACGGCACGGCATCTCCCGGCCAGGCCGCCAGCCAGCACGCGCCACTAATGCTGCCCTCCCCCGGCGCCCCGCCGGGATACATGCACCACCACCTGGCAATGGCCGGGCCCTCCGGGGTCGCCacgggcggcggcgacggtggcgGGTCGCACAGCGGCGGGGGCAGGCGGCGGACGCGCACCAAGTTCACCGAGGAGCAGAAGGCGCGGATGCTGCGGTTCGCGGAGCGGCTGGGGTGGCGGATGCCCAAGCGCGAGCCCGGCCGCGCGCCGGGGGACGACGAGGTCGCGCGCTTCTGCCGGGAGATCGGGGTCACCAGGCAGGTGTTCAAGGTCTGGATGCACAACCACAAGGCCGGTGTCGGCGGCAGCGGGGGCGCCGGCGCCCAGACGTCGTCGTCGACCACGCGTGGCGGCGGGGGTGGGggcggaggtggaggtggaggtgccgGGGGCATGTCGCCGGCGATGGGTGGCGAcggtgacggcgacgacgacgaggaggtgaGGGGCAGCGAGATGTGCATGTAG